The Streptomyces nitrosporeus genome includes a window with the following:
- a CDS encoding acyltransferase family protein yields MILPSLSPKAEALSSSEPRPVDTDPAAGQGSGAPSKEAPPRLYALDALRVVAALAVLAFHFTGIDKATVTNWGVNPRELFPWLFPFTKYGSYGVQLFFIISGFVICLSAWGRTPGQFVRARFLRLFPAYWFSVVLGFVLYRMLPDGSRKAPSVSDALTNLTMFQVPLKAQHMVGAYWTLWVELCFYLVFLVVLMKQIDFQRVYVFCWSWLILSLLLQESTTAIPVLSTLAPALNTSLFVSGITMYLIYRFGPDLKLWLLLGTSWLTMQSDLVEHADRLRDELDFDRSPYVALALVTSFYLVILAISLHWFDRLQWRWLATAGALVYPLYLLHEELGWAMIRELYGRMGAWPTLLVTVGTLLVLSWLVHRYLERPAVRLLRARL; encoded by the coding sequence GTGATCCTTCCCTCTCTGTCACCCAAGGCCGAGGCGCTCTCTTCGAGCGAGCCGCGGCCTGTGGACACCGATCCTGCCGCCGGGCAGGGCAGCGGCGCGCCCTCGAAGGAGGCCCCGCCCAGGCTCTACGCGCTCGACGCGCTGCGCGTGGTGGCCGCGCTCGCCGTCCTCGCCTTCCACTTCACCGGAATCGACAAGGCGACCGTCACCAACTGGGGCGTGAACCCCCGGGAGTTGTTCCCCTGGCTGTTCCCCTTCACCAAGTACGGTTCCTACGGGGTCCAGCTCTTCTTCATCATCAGCGGCTTCGTCATCTGCCTGTCCGCCTGGGGGCGTACTCCGGGGCAGTTCGTGCGCGCCCGGTTCCTCAGGCTGTTCCCCGCCTACTGGTTCTCGGTGGTCCTGGGCTTCGTCCTGTACCGGATGCTCCCGGACGGTTCACGCAAGGCACCCAGCGTCAGCGACGCCCTGACCAACCTGACCATGTTCCAGGTGCCGCTGAAGGCTCAGCACATGGTCGGCGCGTACTGGACCCTGTGGGTGGAGCTCTGCTTCTACCTGGTCTTCCTCGTCGTCCTGATGAAGCAGATCGACTTCCAGCGGGTGTACGTCTTCTGCTGGTCCTGGCTGATCCTCTCCCTGCTCCTCCAGGAGAGCACCACCGCGATACCGGTCCTCTCCACCCTGGCCCCCGCTCTGAACACCTCGTTGTTCGTCTCGGGGATCACGATGTACCTGATCTACCGCTTCGGTCCTGATCTCAAGCTGTGGCTGTTGCTCGGGACCAGCTGGCTGACGATGCAGAGCGATCTGGTGGAACACGCGGACCGGCTGCGGGACGAGCTGGACTTCGACCGGAGCCCGTATGTGGCTCTGGCCCTGGTCACCAGCTTCTACCTGGTGATCCTGGCCATCTCCCTGCACTGGTTCGACCGGCTCCAGTGGCGCTGGCTGGCGACCGCGGGGGCGCTCGTCTACCCGCTCTACCTGCTGCACGAGGAACTGGGCTGGGCGATGATCCGTGAGCTGTACGGACGTATGGGCGCGTGGCCAACGCTGCTCGTCACCGTGGGGACCCTGCTGGTGCTCTCCTGGCTGGTGCACCGGTACCTGGAACGGCCCGCGGTCCGCCTGCTGCGCGCACGGCTCTGA
- a CDS encoding VCBS repeat-containing protein, with the protein MTDFDGDGIKDVAIADPLATVSGQAKAGLVRISYGGGGVAEISQSATNVADAAEAGDQFGYALSVYDADKDGCSDLAVGIPYEDVGDVVDAGYVQIVYGSVDGLGKGRASSGFVQGTNLGSSSAEHGDMLGYSLTSGLSATSVPFLVIGVPGEDYQGVVDMGMIHYVAGATFSSVSNVTQDSPGVWEDAEAYDRFGASLAGTDRRFAVGVPGESRESVTQAGGLHVFVPSINTDGIPLPLFGMGQVRTGSGDEVGETGDQYGFSLAMAPYRPAGAATVSDVMLAVGVPYEDLGETEDAGAVQLYQIKADHTVVQTQWLDRNTAGVAGDAAAGDFFGQRLAAVNTATNVVSTAAGMRLAVGVPGDEADAQRKDEGGVQLFSMLGDPGASDSWISPGNGIPSAGAPRMFTGLSLAAAPDALYVGIPYGPAEGRAVYAFPWNTADGGAPVRTWKPGQGGLPAAAAAFGMAVR; encoded by the coding sequence ATGACGGATTTCGACGGTGACGGGATCAAGGACGTTGCCATCGCGGATCCGCTGGCGACCGTCTCCGGCCAGGCGAAGGCAGGCCTGGTGCGGATCTCCTACGGCGGCGGTGGCGTGGCGGAGATCTCGCAGTCGGCGACGAACGTCGCCGACGCGGCCGAGGCCGGGGACCAGTTCGGCTACGCGCTGTCCGTCTACGACGCCGACAAGGACGGCTGCAGCGACCTGGCCGTGGGCATTCCCTACGAGGACGTCGGGGACGTCGTCGACGCCGGATACGTCCAGATCGTCTACGGATCGGTCGACGGACTCGGCAAGGGGCGGGCCAGCAGCGGGTTCGTCCAGGGAACGAACCTGGGCAGTTCCTCGGCCGAACACGGGGACATGCTGGGGTACTCCCTCACGTCCGGGCTGTCGGCCACATCGGTGCCCTTCCTGGTGATAGGGGTCCCGGGGGAGGACTACCAGGGTGTGGTCGACATGGGCATGATCCACTATGTCGCGGGTGCGACGTTCTCCAGCGTCTCCAATGTGACGCAGGATTCTCCGGGGGTGTGGGAGGACGCGGAGGCTTACGACCGGTTCGGCGCGTCCCTGGCCGGCACCGACCGGCGCTTCGCCGTCGGAGTTCCCGGCGAGTCGCGTGAATCGGTGACCCAGGCCGGCGGTCTCCATGTGTTCGTGCCGTCCATCAACACCGACGGCATCCCCTTGCCCTTGTTCGGAATGGGGCAGGTACGCACGGGATCCGGCGACGAGGTGGGGGAGACCGGGGACCAGTACGGCTTCTCCCTCGCCATGGCCCCCTACCGGCCCGCCGGGGCGGCGACGGTCAGCGACGTCATGCTGGCGGTGGGAGTGCCGTACGAGGACCTCGGGGAGACCGAGGACGCCGGGGCGGTGCAGCTCTACCAGATCAAGGCCGACCACACGGTCGTGCAGACCCAGTGGCTGGACAGGAACACGGCCGGGGTGGCGGGGGACGCGGCTGCGGGCGACTTCTTCGGCCAGCGCCTGGCAGCGGTGAACACCGCGACCAACGTGGTCAGCACCGCGGCGGGCATGCGGCTGGCGGTGGGCGTACCGGGCGACGAGGCGGACGCGCAGCGGAAGGACGAGGGCGGAGTGCAGCTGTTCTCGATGCTGGGCGACCCCGGGGCGAGCGACAGCTGGATCAGTCCCGGCAACGGCATCCCGTCGGCGGGCGCGCCGCGGATGTTCACCGGCCTCAGCCTCGCGGCGGCCCCCGACGCCCTGTACGTCGGCATCCCCTACGGCCCCGCCGAGGGGCGGGCCGTGTACGCCTTCCCCTGGAACACCGCGGACGGGGGAGCCCCGGTCAGGACCTGGAAGCCGGGGCAGGGAGGACTGCCGGCGGCCGCAGCCGCGTTCGGCATGGCCGTCCGGTAA
- a CDS encoding acyltransferase translates to MNYRVQPTAQVDESAEIGDGSSVWELAQIREGARLGEGCVVGRGAYVGTGVRIGNNVKLQNYALVYEPAELGDGVFVGPAVVLTNDHNPRSVDPEGKQKRGGDWEAVGVKVAEGASLGARSVCVAPVRIGRWAMVAAGAVVTKDVPDFALVVGVPARHVGWVGRAGVKLAERAGEPGVWECPSTGTVYEEHEGVLTERAV, encoded by the coding sequence GTGAACTACAGGGTCCAGCCCACCGCCCAGGTCGACGAGAGCGCCGAGATCGGTGACGGCAGCAGCGTCTGGGAGCTCGCCCAGATCCGTGAGGGTGCCCGGCTCGGCGAGGGCTGCGTGGTGGGCCGGGGCGCCTACGTGGGCACCGGCGTGCGTATCGGGAACAACGTCAAGCTGCAGAACTACGCCCTGGTGTACGAGCCGGCCGAGCTGGGCGACGGCGTCTTCGTCGGCCCCGCCGTGGTCCTCACCAACGACCACAACCCGCGCTCGGTCGACCCCGAGGGCAAGCAGAAGCGCGGGGGCGACTGGGAGGCCGTGGGCGTGAAGGTCGCCGAGGGCGCCTCCCTGGGAGCCCGGTCCGTCTGTGTCGCACCGGTACGGATCGGGCGGTGGGCCATGGTGGCCGCAGGTGCCGTGGTCACCAAGGACGTGCCCGACTTCGCCCTGGTCGTGGGCGTCCCCGCCCGGCACGTCGGCTGGGTGGGCCGAGCCGGGGTCAAGCTGGCGGAGCGCGCGGGCGAGCCGGGCGTGTGGGAGTGCCCCTCGACCGGCACGGTGTACGAGGAGCACGAGGGCGTCCTCACCGAGCGGGCGGTCTGA
- a CDS encoding N,N-dimethylformamidase beta subunit family domain-containing protein: protein MSKVTRRAALGAIGIGAVGLAGCRLPGEAGSAATTRPAPSTGDNPVVDENRAAGSDRWAAGRDGTVGVKDDAAQIQGYASRTSVPPGEPIDFHISSHRTQTCTVEIYRVGHYGGAGARRMAAGEDVPVQRRTKPEADPATGLIACDWPASWTLDVPEDWVSGFFLAVFTSQDGYRSSTPFVVRDTERRSDVLVVVPFTTYQAYNLWPLDGHTGKNLYKGYASEGVIGGNEVRAFRVSFDRPYADSGTARWMNMDTSAARWLESQGYDVTYASGVDLHEGRVDPSKYTVMLFSGHDEYWSQEMRDCAERAVGAGTHLAFLGSNNIYFHIRVEESADARPGRVVTCYKEAPDPEPGTAGPTVRWRSLGKKHRKAEQGLLGVQYNGILTEPVPLVVKESKHWFWEGTGLRDGDEIPDLVAVEADGFNPSMPRPEDTEQVLLSASPYGDSMGRGRRTQNTSLCVNAEGTLVFVAGTFHWPLALSEPEHENKQVQRATENLMTRMLQPREAPVS, encoded by the coding sequence GTGTCGAAGGTGACGCGCCGTGCGGCGCTCGGCGCGATCGGAATCGGCGCGGTGGGGCTGGCCGGCTGCCGGCTCCCCGGGGAGGCCGGGTCCGCCGCGACGACCAGGCCCGCGCCCAGCACCGGCGACAATCCCGTCGTGGACGAGAACCGGGCGGCCGGCTCGGACCGGTGGGCCGCCGGCCGCGACGGCACGGTGGGCGTGAAGGACGATGCCGCGCAGATCCAGGGATACGCGTCGCGGACGTCCGTCCCGCCGGGCGAGCCGATCGACTTCCACATCTCCTCCCACCGCACGCAGACCTGCACGGTGGAGATCTACCGGGTGGGGCACTACGGCGGTGCCGGAGCACGCCGAATGGCGGCCGGCGAGGACGTGCCCGTCCAGCGGCGCACGAAGCCCGAGGCGGACCCCGCCACCGGGCTGATCGCCTGCGACTGGCCCGCCTCCTGGACCCTGGACGTCCCCGAGGACTGGGTGTCGGGCTTTTTCCTGGCGGTCTTCACCTCACAGGACGGCTACCGCAGCTCCACCCCCTTCGTCGTACGTGACACCGAGCGCCGGTCCGACGTCCTGGTCGTGGTCCCCTTCACGACGTACCAGGCGTACAACCTGTGGCCCCTCGACGGCCACACCGGGAAGAACCTGTACAAGGGGTACGCCTCGGAAGGCGTGATCGGCGGCAACGAGGTCCGCGCGTTCCGGGTGTCCTTCGACCGGCCCTACGCCGACTCCGGCACGGCCCGCTGGATGAACATGGACACCAGCGCCGCGCGGTGGCTGGAGAGCCAGGGCTACGACGTCACCTACGCCAGCGGCGTCGACCTCCACGAAGGGCGCGTCGACCCCTCGAAGTACACCGTCATGCTGTTCTCCGGACACGACGAGTACTGGTCCCAGGAGATGCGCGACTGCGCCGAGCGGGCCGTCGGAGCCGGAACGCACCTCGCGTTCCTGGGCTCCAACAACATCTACTTCCACATACGCGTCGAGGAGTCGGCCGACGCGCGCCCCGGCCGCGTGGTGACCTGCTACAAGGAGGCACCGGACCCCGAGCCGGGCACGGCGGGCCCCACGGTGCGCTGGCGCTCCCTCGGCAAGAAGCACCGCAAGGCGGAACAGGGCCTCCTGGGCGTCCAGTACAACGGCATCCTGACCGAACCCGTCCCGCTGGTGGTGAAGGAGAGCAAGCACTGGTTCTGGGAGGGGACGGGCCTCCGGGACGGCGACGAGATCCCCGACCTGGTCGCCGTCGAGGCCGACGGCTTCAACCCGTCCATGCCGCGGCCCGAGGACACCGAACAGGTACTGCTCTCCGCCTCCCCCTACGGCGACAGCATGGGGCGGGGGCGCAGGACCCAGAACACCAGCCTCTGCGTGAATGCGGAGGGCACCCTCGTCTTCGTCGCGGGGACCTTCCACTGGCCCCTCGCCCTGAGCGAGCCCGAGCACGAGAACAAGCAGGTCCAGAGGGCGACGGAGAACCTCATGACCCGGATGCTCCAGCCGCGCGAGGCTCCGGTCTCCTGA